The uncultured Sphaerochaeta sp. genome includes the window CGGGTGAGGAACATCTTCATCTGTTCCTTGGTGGTATTCTGTGCTTCATCAAGAATGACTGTCGCATTCTGCAGACTTCTTCCTCTCATATAAGCAAGAGGGGCGATCTCAATGCTCCCATTCTCTTCCAAACGCCTGATATTCTGTATGCTGACCATGGCTTCCATTGCATCGTAGAGCGGTCTTAGGTATGGGTTGATCTTCTGGGCAAGATCACCAGGCAAAAAGCCTAGGCTCTCCCCTGCTTCAACAATCGGTCGGGTAAGGATGATTTTGTGTTTCTTCCCACTCAACAACTGCCCAAGTGCATAGGCTACTGCCAAGAAAGTTTTTCCAGTACCCGCAGGACCGATACCGAAAACAATCTGGTTCTCCATCATGCTTTTTATGTATTGCTCCTGCATCCGACTCTTGGGATAGGCAAAACGATTATGCACCATAATATATGGTTTTTCCCATTGGTCACTGGAGAGTAGTTCCTGGATTGGTTGGTCGCTTTTCATGCCCTGATATTCCATGAAAATTTCTGTTTCACTGAAATAGTGCTGATTCTCTGCAAGTTTCTGCAAACGTGCCATCAAGGAGAGAAATCGGTTGGAGACTTGTTCATCTTTGCTCAGACAAGAAAGCGAATTGCCTTTTACGAACAAATCACATCCAAGCAACGCCTCTAAATAGGGAAGATTCCGATCATTGATACCCAGCACCCGTTCCATCTGTTCTTCATTGGAAAATTCCACACTTCTATCCATGCATAATCCTATGAGGAGGATGAACGCATCCAAACACTGTTGTCCTGCGTCCATGTCTCTTCCACATCCAGCTCGGGAATCGTATTCCAGGTAAGGTAGACTGAAACCGTTGGAACCCAGCTGTATTGGTTGTTCGATAATACAACACTTCCGCTGTATTTACAATTCAGTGACCAATCTTCAAGGTCATGGACCAACATAATGGAGAGCTCACTGAGGTTGAATTGCGTATTGTATCTTCCATCTCCACTGAAGTCAAAGCTTCTCAGCAGATCCTGCCAAAGCAGGGAGTAAGAGAATGTATCATCAACATCGTAATAGTGGAAGAACCCGGTATTTGTGCTTTTTGCAGCAAGTGTTATATCCAAAAACTCAGCAATTTGCAGTCGTGCTGATGCCATTATCGAGAAGGAGCTTGCGTATCGGTCCTGATAAAAGAACTTCAGGGAAGAGTCAATACCCAATGTCAGGGCAATACGTCTCTTCCACCACCTGAGTTGTATATCCTTCCCTGCAACATCAATCTGTAGTTTCTCAGCTTGCAAGTCTGACGCCTCCCCCTTTAATGCATATGTTACCTTGAGATGGGGAATCGCTGCATCATAGGTAATATGATCAAAATAGTTTGTTTTCCCATCACTGGTAAGGAACGAGAATGAAAATCTCTGTGTCATAGTGAGAAAGGATGAAAAGAACTGTTCCTTGATTGTTCCTTCAAGATGCATGGCCTCTTCCCAGGAAGTAGTGGTCCTCGTAAAATCGTATGACCCAGATAGAGAAACAGAAAGTGGTTTCGTGGTATAGGCAAATGATGATTTCAAGGTATCCTTGCGTAGAGATGACTCATATTCGCTGAAGAGTAGGGATGAGGAGATTGAGAGCGGTCCCATAACATATTTCAATCCTGGTAGTAGGCTCTGCTTTACTGGATAGATACTTGCAGTAACACTAGGCGTTATGGTTGCTTCCCCAAGAGGGAAAGACTGTTGGTAGCGGACCTGATGCACTGTCACAGACTCATCGTCAAACGCATACTCTTGCTTGATACTCTCTACTGGGCTACCGAGGGGTTTCTTGTAGTTCTCCTGATAACGATACAGTCGTTGGCTCAAGGTATAGGTCAGGCCAATAGAGGGAACAGCAACCGTATTTACATTGAAGAGTTGATATGCGTAGCTTTTATAGATGCTCTTGCTCTGGTCTTCCAGGAAGGTAAGCTGTGGAAGCAATTCACTCGAGATCGTAAAGAGCTTGGTATTCGGCGAAGCTTTCAGTGCAATAGACCCTTTTGTAAGGCTGTAAAGATATGCTTCATCCCAATCAATCACACCAAGCGTTGCATTAAGGGTATGGGTAACCTTCTGGTCTAGGGAGTAGGACAGGGATATCAACTTCTCAGACACTTCTGATGAAACGTCACCGTTCGCAAAGGTGATTTTGTATGCCTCAGGCAACAAGATATCTTTTTTCTTTTCTTCAACTGATTCCTTGCTTTCCGATGTTTTAGGTTTTTTAGAGGAATAATCAAGCAAAGTGCCTTTGAGATTTAGAGAAAAAAGAGGAAGATGCATCTGTTGCAATACATAGGAGTAGGCAGGGCCTTCATCCTGCCATTTGAAGAGCGCATCAGCTTCGAGATTGGAGATATTCAATGAAGAAATATATGGCGAAAGAGTACTGGTTGGAAGCGAGAATGATCCCTTCATCTTCCAAGTAAAACCGGTGATGTCTGATCGGTAGGTTGTGGGAAATTCCTGATTCTTTCCCAGCAATGCATCAAAGGAAAATGAGGTAAGTCGATTTCCATACATGCTGAGCACCTTTGGGTCAGAATAGAGGGGCATTGATATATCGAGCTTCGCCCATGTGGTGCTTAGTTTAACTCCCTGGTTAAGATAGTAGCGGTTGTATCCTACATCAGAATAGAGCGCTAATGGACTTGTCCCCAAGGGATATAACGCGAATGCAGAGAGGGAGTTGAATATTAGGCGTTTTGAGAAGAACGTTGTCTTGCTGTCATAGCCTGCATGCAATCCCGCGCTCTCATAGGCATCGAAGAAGAATGTAAGATAGGAATCGGTTTCCTTTGCCCAGGACTGTACCGCAGAAAGTTCTCCAGTATTCGTATAGAGAACCTTCCCTGGGGACTTTGGTCCTTCATCAGGAGAACTTAACAGCTTGGTTATACTCGATTGTTCACTCTCCTCGAATTTTGGATATGATCCATATACTTCCCACGTTGTAGAAACAAACATTCCACGGTCACTGGTGAATCCGAGAGCAGGGTTGCCCACCATCCGGTTTCCAGGGAAAAAGAAAAAAGGCGTCCAGAAAACAGGAACCCGACCAAGATACAAGGCAGCGTCATGAACCATGAGATCACCACCTGAGAGAAAGCTTAGTCGATCAGCCCTGATGGATGAGAGAGGATCCACCGCACGTGTCCCTATTTGCCCATCCTGATAATATATTCCACCATCAGTACCTTGGTATGTGATAAGGCTTCCAGAGGTATAGATACTGACATTCTCATCCTCACTGTTCTCACGATCACTCTTGGTAGTTGCCCCGCTGATGGTCAGTGTCTCATCCGACCAATCGAAGGTTACGATGCTTCCTTCTATCGCTTGCAAGGCAGCATCAGCACCCCTATCCTCAAACAACACAGAACCTGAAGCGGTAAGCAAGGTATGGGAGAGGTCAATGAGCACATTCTGTGCCCTAAGTTGTTTAGGCTCCTGTTTTCCCTCTCCTACAAATGAGACGATGACATCTCCTGAAAGCGTGAGAAGAGAGGAATCAGCATCTGTATGCATTATTCTAGCTTGTGTGATCTCAAGTCTATATGAGCTCTCCTCTTCATCGGAGGTTATGCGACTATGCTTAATCGAATGATATTCGTACAGTGCTTCACGGATAGCAGCAGGGTTATCTGCCCCAATACCCCTAAGCTCAGCCATCTCGATGAGCTCTTCGTCACTGGCACGTTCGATACGCAAGGCAAGCAACAAGGAAGTATCTTGGGCATAGAGAAACTGGCTCCCCAAAATAAGTAGAGCCAGAATCATCAGTATTGGTAATCTGTGTTTCTCAACCTTTTTCATGCAACATCTGAGCTAAATAATACCCTGTGTGGGATTCCTTGCATAGTGCAAGTTGCTCAGGAGTTCCTGTTGCTACAACCATTCCACCCCCATCTCCTCCTTCTGGACCAAGATCAATGAGGTGATCTGCTTGCATGATGACATCAAGGTTGTGCTCGATGAGCACTACCGTATTCCCTGCATCTACCAATCTATTCAATACTTCCATCAACTTCTTGACATCTGCAAAGTGAAGTCCTGTGGTCGGCTCATCCAGAACGTACAACGTCTTCCCTGTTCCCACCTTAGAAAGTTCAAGGCTGAGTTTCACACGTTGTGCTTCCCCTCCGCTGAGGGTAAGGGCACTTTGCCCAAGCTTTACATACTCAAGGCCAACTGACTGCAGTGTGTCTATCTTTCGTTTAATCCTGGGAATTGCACTAAAGAACTCGCTTGCCTCTTCAATGGTCATTTCCAAAACATCATGGATGTTCTTGCCTTTGTAATGGACTGCCAGTGTCTCCTTGTTGAATCGTTTGCCATGACATACATCACAGGTTACATAGACATCAGGCAGAAAGTTCATCTCTATCTTCAGGTTCCCATCACCGTGGCAGTTCTCACATCTTCCCCCTGCAACATTGAAGCTGAATCGGCCACTCTTGTATCCTTTAGCCTTGCTCTCCGGCAAGGAGGCGAACAGTTCTCTGATAGCGGTAAAGACCCCAACATACGTAGCAGGATTGCTGCGGGGAGTACGTCCGATGGGGCTCTGGTCGATGTTGATCACCTTATCGATATGTCTAGCCCCACTGATATCACTGAAACCGTCATAATTCGCTTTTTTGTTCGCCATTTGGCGTTTCACTGCAGGAAGCAGGACTTCATTCAACAAGGAGCTCTTTCCACTTCCTGAAACACCGGTGAGTACTATAAGTTTTCCAAGGGGGAAATCAACATCCACTGACTTGAGATTGTTCTTGTTGGCACCTTTTACGCTGATCACTTTCCCAGAACCTTTCCGTCTCTTGGATGGGATGGCCATGGATAAGGTACCGGCAAGGTACTGTCCGGTGATACTTTCAGGATTAAGTTCCACTTCCTCAGGTCTTCCCTCAGCTATGATATACCCGCCATGGACACCTGCGCCCGGTCCAAGGTCAACCAGGTAGTCAGCCTCTCTAATGGTAGCCTCATCATGTTCAACCACCAAAACAGTATTGCCGATATCCCGCAAATGCTTGAGTGTATCGATGAGCTTCTGATTATCCCTTTGATGTAATCCTATGGACGGCTCGTCCAATACATAGAGTACACCACTAAGTGCAGATCCAATTTGGGTTGCAAGACGGATACGTTGTGCTTCTCCTCCACTGAGGGTGGCACTGCTTCTGTCGAGTGTCAGATAGTCAAGGCCGACATTTCTAAGGAATGTAAGCCTGCTCCTGATTTCCTTGAGTACCTGATTGGAAATCATGATCTCCTGATCACTTAAGGTGAGGTCATTGAAGAAAGCGTGCGCCTTCTTAACAGAGAGGCGGGTTGCTTCCATGATATTCATATCATGGATTGTCACTGCTAGCGCTTCTTGACGTAGACGATCACCATGACATACCGGGCATACCTTGGTTGTCTGGAAACTGTTCATCCACATCTTGATCTGCATACTGTTTGTTTCATAATACCTGCGTTGCAGATCAGGAATAATGCCAGGGAATGGTTTTTCTACCCGGTACGTTTGATTGCTCTTCTCCCGTTCATACTCAACAAATACTCGTTCCTTGGTACCATAGAGCAATGCATTGATGGTCTCATCTGGCAGTTTGCTGAATGGGGTATCAAGGGTGAAATGTAAGTGCTTGGCAAGTGCTTCAACCAGAGACCTGGACCATTTTGCATCGGGGTTCATCGTGGCGATGGCACCTTTATTGAAGCTCTTTGAATAGTCAGGGATAATAAGATCCGGGTCAAATTCTGTCTTGATCCCGAGTCCATTACATTCTGGACAAGCTCCATAGGGATTATTGAAACTGAACAAGCGTGGTTCGAGGTCAGGCAGGGTAATGCCGCAGTGGGGACAGCTGTTACGCTCACTGAAAACCTCTTCGTAACTTTCTTCCCCGTTTTCCCCGAGAAAAGTCACTTTCACCAGACCTTGCGTCATCTCGTTTGAGGTCTCGATACTGGAGGCAAGCCTGGATCGGATATCCCTACTGAGAATCAAACGATCAACGACAATATCGATGGAGTGCTTGAATTGTTTTTCCAAGACAATCTGCTCATCAAGATTGAGCATTTTTCCATCAACCTTTACACGTTGGAATCCTGCTGTACGGGCATCCTCAAAAACTTTCTTGAACTCCCCTTTTCTTCCAATCGCAACAGGGGCGCTTACAATGATTCTTGTACCATCCTCTGCCTTGAAAATGGCATCAATGATCTGGTCTACACTCATCTCACTGATTTCTCGACCGCAGACATGACAGTGTGGTTTCCCTACTCTTGCCCACAACAGTCTGAAATAGTCATATATTTCAGTGACGGTACCAACGGTTGAACGAGGATTACGATGTGTTGATTT containing:
- the uvrA gene encoding excinuclease ABC subunit UvrA, with translation MHNTLIIKGAREHNLKNIDLELKKDQLIVISGLSGSGKSSLAFDTIFAEGQRRYVESLSSYARMFLDKLDKPDVDYMEGLSPAIAIEQKSTHRNPRSTVGTVTEIYDYFRLLWARVGKPHCHVCGREISEMSVDQIIDAIFKAEDGTRIIVSAPVAIGRKGEFKKVFEDARTAGFQRVKVDGKMLNLDEQIVLEKQFKHSIDIVVDRLILSRDIRSRLASSIETSNEMTQGLVKVTFLGENGEESYEEVFSERNSCPHCGITLPDLEPRLFSFNNPYGACPECNGLGIKTEFDPDLIIPDYSKSFNKGAIATMNPDAKWSRSLVEALAKHLHFTLDTPFSKLPDETINALLYGTKERVFVEYEREKSNQTYRVEKPFPGIIPDLQRRYYETNSMQIKMWMNSFQTTKVCPVCHGDRLRQEALAVTIHDMNIMEATRLSVKKAHAFFNDLTLSDQEIMISNQVLKEIRSRLTFLRNVGLDYLTLDRSSATLSGGEAQRIRLATQIGSALSGVLYVLDEPSIGLHQRDNQKLIDTLKHLRDIGNTVLVVEHDEATIREADYLVDLGPGAGVHGGYIIAEGRPEEVELNPESITGQYLAGTLSMAIPSKRRKGSGKVISVKGANKNNLKSVDVDFPLGKLIVLTGVSGSGKSSLLNEVLLPAVKRQMANKKANYDGFSDISGARHIDKVINIDQSPIGRTPRSNPATYVGVFTAIRELFASLPESKAKGYKSGRFSFNVAGGRCENCHGDGNLKIEMNFLPDVYVTCDVCHGKRFNKETLAVHYKGKNIHDVLEMTIEEASEFFSAIPRIKRKIDTLQSVGLEYVKLGQSALTLSGGEAQRVKLSLELSKVGTGKTLYVLDEPTTGLHFADVKKLMEVLNRLVDAGNTVVLIEHNLDVIMQADHLIDLGPEGGDGGGMVVATGTPEQLALCKESHTGYYLAQMLHEKG
- a CDS encoding PhoH family protein yields the protein MDRSVEFSNEEQMERVLGINDRNLPYLEALLGCDLFVKGNSLSCLSKDEQVSNRFLSLMARLQKLAENQHYFSETEIFMEYQGMKSDQPIQELLSSDQWEKPYIMVHNRFAYPKSRMQEQYIKSMMENQIVFGIGPAGTGKTFLAVAYALGQLLSGKKHKIILTRPIVEAGESLGFLPGDLAQKINPYLRPLYDAMEAMVSIQNIRRLEENGSIEIAPLAYMRGRSLQNATVILDEAQNTTKEQMKMFLTRLGENANAIITGDISQVDLPRHKDSGLIHAMQILQGIAGLDFIRFDSRDVVRSRIVQHIVNAYAGDEGNEKS